ACAACATTACGACCCTGCAGATTGAACCAAACAATTTTACAGTTCATAGGTCATATATCAATGGATTAACAGGAACATTAACAGTTCATAGATCAGAAAGTACCAGAAATTACAAGTACTAAATTAGCATAACTTGGAAGAGCTTAATTTTCAAATGATTAAAGCACTTACATCCAGAATAATTCGATACAACACCAGCGTCTTTATAAAGCGGAGCTTCTGAAGTAAATTAACCCATCTGACGGTTGAACTCCAAACCTCAAGCCTTGCGTCACCCAGAGATGGAAAATCATCAACTGAAGATTGCTTCATACCAACTGAGAGGTAGAGGGATTCGAGATTGTGTGTTTTAATTGTGACTTTTACTTTTCTATTCTCACGGGATACCAATCTTAGTGTCTTGAGAGAAGACGATTCAACAGAGAGCTCATCAAAGCCTGTGCAGCGATCAATGTTCAACTCCTCAAGGATAGGGCAATTATATAAGATGGTATCAAAAGGATCCGTCTCTTCAGGATTTGTACTATCAAACAACATTTCCACAAGGGAAAGAATCTTCAGACATGGAAGTTGTATAAAACATGATAAATCATTAAAGTAAAGCCTTTCTAACTTTAGTACAACGAGCTCTTCCTTAGCCAGTAAATATCTTGCTGGTACTCCGATAATAAAAGGACCCTTATTACTTAGATAAAGTTCCTTAACACTTCGCCTTGCTAGTGTACGAAGCCATTCCTTGGCAGTAAAGGGCGGATAGCAGTCATAGGCCACAAAGCGCACGCGTTCTAGGGAAGGGGCTTCATTAAGTAATAGGACCCGGTTCATGAAATTCTTAAAGCAGACTAAGTAATCTTTGTCAAAGGTACCATCCGTGTTTGCGGATGGTAGATCAGTGAAGTCAAGAGCAGAAACATACACCCAAGCATATGTCCATTTCTTCGACAATACACAGGTAGCTACGGCACATTTTGTTGAGAGGAACCCCAAAATATGACTGATAATGTTTCTAGGTAAGTCACTCAACCGGTCCAAAGCTTCCGAGTTATCATTGTCAATTAGATTTGAGGATTTCAAATGCTTTGATTCTGCCATATCTCTGCATAGATGTCACATTTTTCAGTACATATAATCAAACAAGAGACTTTGAAACATTATATACTCCTACATTTATAACAATGGCTATATATATACCCACAAAGCGAATAAGGTTATATTTGCAATTGCATGCCTTGGAGGCCACGGCTAAAGAGCAACATTTTACACGCAACTAATGTAGTGCCGACATACATTTGGCTTGTTAAGGGAAGTCATtcaccggaaaaaaaaaaaaaaaaaagaacacgcAACTAATGTAGTGCCGTAAATAACATAGAATTCAAATGAAAGAAAGGACGATTCAAATGAAAAAAGCAAAGGAAAGGAAAGAATCGACATACCAAATGAAAGAATGGGTACTTTAAATTTGGAGTGTGAATAAGTAACTCTTTGAAATTTGCTTGGCTTTGTATGTAACAAGTAAATGACTGTTTCGGGGTTTTAAAGAGTCAGATTATTGTCTTTTGAGTTTCTTCTTTTAAATTTTCTAGTTTGGCGCTTAATCTCGTTTTCTTAACTTGAACCTATGGAAGGGCAATAATTACTCAATTGGTATGAATTCAAGGcattgtttgaatttgaatctGTATGAATTTAAAGAATGAGAGGTCATCGTATGAATTCAAAGAATGGGACGGTATCAGTTAACAAGATTGAAGATTACACCATAGTCTgattatttataagaaattactTTGTACGAGTATAAACCATTTTACATTTGTGTTATTGTAAAACcgagtcttttttttttcatataaaGGTGGCTACCAATTATTTTATGAGGGCTTTTAGGTAAATAAAATACGGTTTTGCATTAAGCATATTGTAAAactaccttataaa
The Silene latifolia isolate original U9 population chromosome 11, ASM4854445v1, whole genome shotgun sequence genome window above contains:
- the LOC141615309 gene encoding F-box protein At4g09920-like — encoded protein: MAESKHLKSSNLIDNDNSEALDRLSDLPRNIISHILGFLSTKCAVATCVLSKKWTYAWVYVSALDFTDLPSANTDGTFDKDYLVCFKNFMNRVLLLNEAPSLERVRFVAYDCYPPFTAKEWLRTLARRSVKELYLSNKGPFIIGVPARYLLAKEELVVLKLERLYFNDLSCFIQLPCLKILSLVEMLFDSTNPEETDPFDTILYNCPILEELNIDRCTGFDELSVESSSLKTLRLVSRENRKVKVTIKTHNLESLYLSVGMKQSSVDDFPSLGDARLEVWSSTVRWVNLLQKLRFIKTLVLYRIILDGRNVVGKLPTFENLEVLEVAYSPWPIILHLTHLSIQKLMYDWPNTLPKNKALSLEEIECHCFDEVEEGISMMQFFLSNTKALRELKIHLRRWMDPKLENEVIKSLLGIPRASTQCKITIVNEDENMASDESDSEPEKPGSDDMIMISSEDDE